The nucleotide window GGTCTGGGGTGGCGCGCTTGCCGGCGTGGCGGTCAAGGTGGTGTGGCCGCACGCACCGCGCTGGGTGTCCGCGCCGCTCTACCTGGCGCTGGGCTGGGTGGCGGTGGCCATGCTGCCGGAGATCCTGCACGGGGGCGGCGTCGCGGCGCTGGTGCTGCTGATCATCGGTGGCGCGATGTACAGCGTCGGCGCGGTCTTCTACGCGTTGCGCCGGCCCAATCCGTGGCCGACCGTCTTCGGCCACCACGAGTTCTTCCACTCCTGCACGCTGCTGGCAGCGCTCTGTCACCACATCGCGATCTACTTCGCGCTCTTCGCCTGAGCACACGCGAGCCGGGGCCCCGCGACGCTGCGGGCCCCGGAGTGTGTGAGCGAGGATCAGACCGGTCGGCCCGGCCGACGCACCTCGCGGTACTCCTGCATCACCTGGTTGTCCTGGACCGGCACGACCCGGTCGGCCACCACGCGCTCCTCGCGTACCGGCGCGGCGACCACAGTGCGGCGGCGGCTGCTCCAGAAGTAGAGGGTGGCGAGCAGGCCGGCGACGCCGGCGAGCATCAGCACCCAGCCGACGACGGCCAGGTCCAGCCAGCCCAGGTCGGCTTCCACTGCGAACGCGAAGATCGCGCCTAACGCGATCAAGAAGATGCTGCCACCAATGCCCATGTCTCGCTCCTCGGCTCTAACCTGGCGTACGTCGCGCCGCGGCCGTCGGTAGGGGTGCGGCATCCATCGACTTACCCAGGCACGGAGATCGCCAATCGGGCAAGCTGGGAACATGACGGACGCCGACCCCGACACACGGACACTGGTGTTGCTGCGGCACGCGAAGGCCGAGCAGGGCAGCGACGCGGCGGACGACGCCGAGCGGCCGCTCAGCGCACGTGGGAACGCCGACGCGGCTGGGGCTGGGGCCTGGTTGGCGCACCACGGGCTACTGCCCGACGTGGTGATCTGCTCGCCGGCTCGACGTACCAGGCAAACCTGGCACGGGGTGGCGATGGGGATGACCGGTTCGCCGCCGGAGGGCGGCCCGACCGGTCCTCGCCCGACCGTCCGTTATGAGCCGGGCGCGTACGACGCGCACCCCGAGGAGTTGTTGTCGCTGGTTCGCACTGTGGACCCGGCAGCCCGCACGGCACTGCTGATTGCCCACAATCCAGGCATATCGCTACTCTCCGCGCTCCTTGATCCCGAAGGCGTCGACGACGAGGGGTTACGCACCGCCGAGCTGGCGGTGCACAGCTGCCCGCTCGGCTGGGCCGAGTTGAGCAGGGCGGCAGCGCCGCTCACGGCCCGGCACACCGCACGCGGCTGAGCCACCCGCCGACGATCGGCAGGTGGCTCAGGGGTACGCGTCCAGGCGTCCGGGGATCAGGACGGCGGCGCGGTTGGTGGCGGCGGGTCCGGCGGTGGCGGCATCATCGCCGTCGGATGAGACAGCCGGTTCTCCTCCACGATGAGGGTTCGGGCCCGCTTGCGCCGGTCCTGCCAGAACCAGACAGTGGTCAGCAGTACGGCCAACCCGGCCAGGATGAACACCCAACCGACCGCGCGTACGTCGATCCACCAGACGTTGGCTCTCAGCGCGAAGGTCAGAATCGCGCCGATCGCGATGAGAAAAATACCGCTTCCTACACCCATGTGCGCTGCACTCCCCCGTGCGGTGGCTCTGGGCGTTCCCTTTCGAGGTCATGCGACGGTTACCCGCCACGCCACCGGCATACCCGGCGGGGCTCGGCCAATACGTGCCCACCGCCGGGGTGGAACGGCGACGGCCGACGGGACAGACATGCCCCGCCGGCCGTCGGTGCCGGGTGGTGCGACCCAGCACAGGACCTAGAAAGCCTCTTCCGGGAGGTCCATGATGTCGAGGTCGGCACCCTCGATGATCCGCCGATCGGAACCGATGCGGGGCAGCACCTCACGGGCGAAGAAACGGGCAGCGGCCACCTTGCCGGTGTAGAACGCCTTGTCGCTGGCGGAGACCTCGCCCGCGAGGGCCTTCAGTGCCACGTCGGCCTGCCGCTGGAGCAGCCAGCCGACCACCAGGTCGCCGATCGCCAGCAGGAACCGGCGGCTGCTCAGCCCGACCTTGTAGAGGGCGCGGGTGTCGCCGCCCTGCGCCTCGCCCAGCCAACCGGTCAGCACGCCGAGGATGTTCTGGATCTCGGCCAGCGCCTTGCCGAGCGCCTGCCGCTCCTCCTTGAGCTGGCCGTTGCCCGCCTCGGAGGAGATGAACTCCTGGATCTCGCCGGAGACCGCGAGCAGTGCCTTGCCGTTGTCCCGAACGATCTTGCGGAAGATCAGGTCGAGGCTCTGGATGGCTGTGGTGCCCTCGTACAGAGTGTCGATCTTCGCGTCACGGACGTACTGCTCCAGCGGGTAGTCCTGGAGGAACCCGGAGCCGCCGAAGGTCTGCAGGGCCTCGTGCCCGAGCATTTCGTAAGCCCGCTCCGAACCGACGCCCTTGACCAGCGGCAGCAGCAG belongs to Micromonospora ureilytica and includes:
- a CDS encoding DUF6458 family protein produces the protein MGVGSGIFLIAIGAILTFALRANVWWIDVRAVGWVFILAGLAVLLTTVWFWQDRRKRARTLIVEENRLSHPTAMMPPPPDPPPPTAPPS
- a CDS encoding SixA phosphatase family protein, with the protein product MTDADPDTRTLVLLRHAKAEQGSDAADDAERPLSARGNADAAGAGAWLAHHGLLPDVVICSPARRTRQTWHGVAMGMTGSPPEGGPTGPRPTVRYEPGAYDAHPEELLSLVRTVDPAARTALLIAHNPGISLLSALLDPEGVDDEGLRTAELAVHSCPLGWAELSRAAAPLTARHTARG
- a CDS encoding DUF6458 family protein, whose product is MGIGGSIFLIALGAIFAFAVEADLGWLDLAVVGWVLMLAGVAGLLATLYFWSSRRRTVVAAPVREERVVADRVVPVQDNQVMQEYREVRRPGRPV